The Glycine max cultivar Williams 82 chromosome 3, Glycine_max_v4.0, whole genome shotgun sequence sequence agttttaattataatatcatttatatatttgaaaagaGTGTGAACATATAGTTTCTGTGTACTTTCTTGCCTTCTACTGTTTTGTAATTACATGAAGGGAATGTTGGTTGTGGATTTTTGGCTTAATAAATAAAGCCAAAGGGAATGTGGgcacattttattttgattgaagTTGAGGTGCAGCTAgatagaaatgaaagaagagaagagaggggACCATCATGGTTCATGGATTGGGCACACAAGACATTATAGCAGTAAATGCCAAGAGGCACCACTTCTCACTTCCCCTTCACACACAGAAACCTGTGAATTCTGATTATGTGGCATCAAAATGCTGCATTtcactcttctctcttttcttacCCCAACTTCAACTCAACATTCTCATTCATTTACCCTTCTCTTTTAAtcaatatgtataaataaaagaaaaacaaaagggacaggtaagaaaaaagataaatcagGCTCACAGTTTGTTGTCTTGCTCACGGTATGTGTCTTTCTTTGCCACTTTTGCTTAGCCAGTCATCAAGTCATGGCTTCTCATTCCTTTCTTAATTTGCAATGCCTGTATTAGTAGTTGCCGCTTCCTTCCTACCTTCATCCAACTTTTATCACGCTTTTCTTGTGTGTATAGACAGGATCCCCATATTATATTATGCTCAAATTTTGTAtctatcttttttcttaaatatactcAAATTTTAATATGACTCTACACTTATCTAGTTTCTATTTCTAATAAGAGAGATATACCCAAATTTTCTGACACTATAAGAATGTAGCTTCCATAAATTCTCATCATGGCCCAAAAAATAGTGTCTTTAGAGAAGTTGGAACAAGGCACGGGTTTGAAGCTTTATGGATCATGAAAAGCTAGTTAGTCCATGAAAatttttgagaaagaaaagaaaggagaaacatttttcttttttttttttaaatgaaatggagGCATTGAATGAAAGATCTCTTGCGAGAGTGATTTCGCATAGAGTCCTTCAAATGGGAATCTCATTCCCATGTCAGATTTGTGTTGTGGGGTTTCTTTGTGAAGTCTGTCTTGCCTCTTTCATCTTGGCTGCTCTCACTTCCTTTGGCACTTTACAGCTTGATCGATTTTCATTCTCAACCATGTCAATGCTTAATTTGTCTTGGAACTCTGAtctcaataacaacatcagtGAGTTAATTTCCATCTCACCATTACTATAAGTCTataattattactttaattttatgtCTCTGTTACCTTTTGAAGTTTATTAATAGAGTAGGAGCAATTCAATATACTTTCATTCCTTAGTAACTGGTTTAACAAGTCAAACGTAATTTTTACCAAAATTGTGCACAAAAGAAAAGCAAGGATCAAACAATTTCTCattacatttttcttcttcttttttgctgAGTCCCTACCGTTTTTCCTAAATTGAAtgcaaataattattaaattcagTTGAAACTTTAAGGACACTGAAATAAGCTTGATGAGTATGACTTTTATGACTTGTAACCGAAGCAACTTATAATTATACTAATGTTTATGCACTATGCACATTGTTTTGCTTTGCATAATCACTACTACAATAAGAACAATCTTGCATACACCAACTGTATATAATACTATCATACACATAAAACTGGTCACTTTAATGTAGTAACCCTTTAAACAATTTCATTACCATTATCATTATGGGTATATAAGTATATTAAATTAACTTAACagagaatatctttttctttGGCCTTCTTATGGTGACAAGAACAGACTGCAATTTTAAACCCAAGGAAACAGAGAGATTGACGGATTTGAAGAGCAGGGAAGAGAGAGAGTATTTGCTTTATTCAGCTTGGAGTTGTGTGTTGACTAAATCTGAAAGTGAGTGCTTGCTGAAACTTGGAATTAGTAAGTCCAGTTTGCCTAAATCCCCTCATTTGGAAAACTGCAAGGTGAAAACGCAGCTATATGATTGTCTTGATAAGCGCACAGGAAATCATAGCTTCCCCCCATGGACAAGTTGGAAAGGATTGTTGGACACACACCCTGCTGCTGCAACCACTGAGCAGATTAAGATATTAAGGCGTCAAGCTGTACTTGAGAGTGCTTATCCACCTTGGGTATGTTTCTCAATTATTAGTACTTTATTATGGACTCACTGACATTATTATTTTAGGAAACTATTATCATATtagttttgtatttaattagGATTAGGATTTGATTACTATTGGGTTACAAATGCATTATTATGTAATGGAGTtttgatataaatttaataaaaatattaaaaaaaaatcaattatgcgTTACAAATTCCAACATTTAGGATACAATTGTTATCTGAACAACAGCATGTAAAGAAGATTCATGAACTGCATCATTCAgatcataaaaaaatgacaattagATTTGTATCTAAAAAGAATGTTGCAATTACCTGCCATGATTATTATATAGAAGCTTTTGGCAGATTGCAGGATCTGATGAAGAGAACTATCCTTTAACTAGAAAAGTTCAACGTGACATATGGATCCATCAGCATCCATTAAACTGTAACAACCCGAATGTCAAGTTTCTTCTAGCTGATTGGGAGAGATTACCTGGCTTTGGCATTGGTGCTCAGATTGCTGGAATGTGTGGGCTTCTTGCTATTGCAATCAATGAAAGAAGAGTCCTTGTCACTAACTTCTACAATAGAGCTGACCATGATGGATGCAAAGGCATGATAAATTATTGTGATCAATACTCTGGCACTGTACCATTTTGCGGTTATTGTTCAATTAATTTTGAACAACTTGTGTACAATGTGAACATTGGCTAGAAATTGTTACTGTAACTGACACCTGTGTTCATACAGGATCTTCCCGGTCTAGTTGGAATTGTTACTTCTTTCTAGAAACTTCACTAGAATGTCGTCAACGAGCGTTGGAACTCATGAGAAGTGAAGATGCATGGAGTAAAGGAATTGTGactacaaaagaaaattatacatCAAGGCATATATGGGCAGGACCAACTCCAAGGTAGTCACAACAAAGATGCATGGAGTAAAGGAATTgtgacttaaaaaataaaatcacttaaatatctttttaaattctgatatatatatctagGAAGCGATGCAAGAGACCAAGGTCGCTTTGGAGAAAATCGTGAACGTTAGGTTAAGCGCTGCAGCAATCCGCGGAGTTCAATTCGGGTGTTAAGGATGGTTGCGGCTGCTTCTCAGTCATCTTGCCTACTTTTCCAAGTCATGCAACCCTATGTTGCATGACCAGAAGGGAGATCAATAACAGGGCTTgtcatgaaaatgaaatttgtcCTCACTATATCAGTAATCTCCACTGAATCAGCAATGCTATAATCTGCATCTCCCTTAGTCTTTTCACTCCCACCTAACCTAGAACCTAGGATAGTTAGAGGTTTAGGATCAAGACTAGCCTCAGCCATGATCTCCTCGCAACAGGTCTCGGAAGCCCACGGTGGTGGCGGAGTGGGGGCCCACCGAGGATCGGCGTCAGCGGAGACGCAGAGGACGCAGAAGTGGTTGAAGGCAACTGGGCGGAGGAGGAAGTGGTCACGGAAGAAGGAGATGACCTTcgatattttgatttatttattttacttaaaaatcttcagaaaatttaaatttaattttaaaacaaatattaaaaggtTTTGAGTCGTCACAAATTACATCAGATATCATGGAGCGGATAGAAGAAAATTTTTATCAGAtgcaaaatttgaatatatatatcaggcagcatatttaattcaaagaaaattatacaTCAAGGGTTTTTACTCTTTCATTGTGAATAATGTATGCTGCAGGATATGGGGCGAGCCATGGAACTATTTGCAACCAACAACCGATATAAATGGAAGTCTGGTGGCTTCTCATAGAAAACTGGATAGACGATGGTGGAGAGCACAGGTACACTCCGATACTTTTTTCCTCATTTTAGCAATTTGCCTCAACAACAATCTTCacttttattcttgtttctTCACTTACTTTCATTATTTAATGTTGTtgccataaataaatattggtaATATTTTCAGGCTGTACGTTACTTAATGAGGTTTCCAACTGAGTACACATGCAATTTATTGAATGAAGCCCGGCATGCTGCCTTTGGAAAAATAGCTGCGGAAATGGTTCTTGAAAGTCCGGCTGAAGAATGGCCTGAGGTAAACTTTGGATACAGAAAGTAGAGAAGAAACATACATGAATATGCTCTACATCTATATACCTATGGGAAGAATGAGAAGGGGGTATTAGTTTGGAAATCTACCTAATTTTCCATTCAAGATAATTGGGATGATTACATGATAATTCTGATGATAGTATGGAAATTTTCATGTAAATTGACCTTTAACTTGAACTCGGTGATCAAAAGCATGAGATTGTATGAAAACTGTGTTCTTGAAAATTACTTATGGTGATGTCTTAGGAAAATAGGAACAAGTCAGGGTCTGGCATTGAAGAATATGTGTGGTCCAATCACAAGCCATGGATCCCTAGGCCTCTTCTAAGCATCCATGTAAGGATGGGAGACAAAGCGTGTGAAATGAAAGTGGTTGAGTTCGAAGAATACATGCAACTTGCAGACCGGATCAGGAGGCATTTCCCAAACCTTAATAGCATATGGCTGTCCACAGAGATGCAGGTACTGCAACTATATATGTTGGATTTTTCAGCTTTCTTATTCATCATAATACTTGTTAAtcgatttgatttgatttcagGAAGTCATAGACAAAATCAAAGAATATTCTGGTTGGAACTTTCACTATACTAAGGTAAGACGCCAAGGTAGGACTAATGTGTCAATGGCGAAGTATGAAGCTAGCTTGGGGAGGGAGAGCAGCACTAATTACCCACTGGTTAATTTCATGATGGCTGCTGACTCTGATTTTTTCGTTGGAGCGTTGGGATCTACTTGGTGCTTCCTCATAGATGGAATGAGAAATACTGGGGGAAAGGTTATGGCTGGCTATTTAAGCGTTAACAAGGACAGATTTTGGTAGGGTCTGTAAATTAGAGCTAGTCAACGAATATGTTGTCTATATGATATTAATGAtacaatgtaaaataatttaattttgttgtacGTAGTATTATTTATCATTGTACATGCCATAAATAGCACAACATGATAACGAAtctattgaaaataattaaagaacaaaaatctGGAACTTGTTCTGtatccattattattatttcagttGCGCATGTTTTATGCTAGTTCCTGGGACTGGGAGATTTGTAGACGATTCGTGAAACAATGAATTTAGCTTATACCACGCAACTTTCAATTCAATCATAAATCCTTttaaaacatccaaaatcttgAAACAGTTAAAACTGGAGATTACCACTCACGAAAATGTAAAAATCG is a genomic window containing:
- the LOC100802896 gene encoding uncharacterized protein isoform X2, whose product is MEALNERSLARVISHRVLQMGISFPCQICVVGFLCEVCLASFILAALTSFGTLQLDRFSFSTMSMLNLSWNSDLNNNINCNFKPKETERLTDLKSREEREYLLYSAWSCVLTKSESECLLKLGIRNHSFPPWTSWKGLLDTHPAAATTEQIKILRRQAVLESAYPPWIAGSDEENYPLTRKVQRDIWIHQHPLNCNNPNVKFLLADWERLPGFGIGAQIAGMCGLLAIAINERRVLVTNFYNRADHDGCKGSSRSSWNCYFFLETSLECRQRALELMRSEDAWSKGIVTTKENYTSRHIWAGPTPRIWGEPWNYLQPTTDINGSLVASHRKLDRRWWRAQAVRYLMRFPTEYTCNLLNEARHAAFGKIAAEMVLESPAEEWPEENRNKSGSGIEEYVWSNHKPWIPRPLLSIHVRMGDKACEMKVVEFEEYMQLADRIRRHFPNLNSIWLSTEMQEVIDKIKEYSGWNFHYTKVRRQGRTNVSMAKYEASLGRESSTNYPLVNFMMAADSDFFVGALGSTWCFLIDGMRNTGGKVMAGYLSVNKDRFW
- the LOC100802896 gene encoding uncharacterized protein isoform X1; the protein is MEALNERSLARVISHRVLQMGISFPCQICVVGFLCEVCLASFILAALTSFGTLQLDRFSFSTMSMLNLSWNSDLNNNINCNFKPKETERLTDLKSREEREYLLYSAWSCVLTKSESECLLKLGISKSSLPKSPHLENCKVKTQLYDCLDKRTGNHSFPPWTSWKGLLDTHPAAATTEQIKILRRQAVLESAYPPWIAGSDEENYPLTRKVQRDIWIHQHPLNCNNPNVKFLLADWERLPGFGIGAQIAGMCGLLAIAINERRVLVTNFYNRADHDGCKGSSRSSWNCYFFLETSLECRQRALELMRSEDAWSKGIVTTKENYTSRHIWAGPTPRIWGEPWNYLQPTTDINGSLVASHRKLDRRWWRAQAVRYLMRFPTEYTCNLLNEARHAAFGKIAAEMVLESPAEEWPEENRNKSGSGIEEYVWSNHKPWIPRPLLSIHVRMGDKACEMKVVEFEEYMQLADRIRRHFPNLNSIWLSTEMQEVIDKIKEYSGWNFHYTKVRRQGRTNVSMAKYEASLGRESSTNYPLVNFMMAADSDFFVGALGSTWCFLIDGMRNTGGKVMAGYLSVNKDRFW
- the LOC100802896 gene encoding uncharacterized protein isoform X3; its protein translation is MSMLNLSWNSDLNNNINCNFKPKETERLTDLKSREEREYLLYSAWSCVLTKSESECLLKLGISKSSLPKSPHLENCKVKTQLYDCLDKRTGNHSFPPWTSWKGLLDTHPAAATTEQIKILRRQAVLESAYPPWIAGSDEENYPLTRKVQRDIWIHQHPLNCNNPNVKFLLADWERLPGFGIGAQIAGMCGLLAIAINERRVLVTNFYNRADHDGCKGSSRSSWNCYFFLETSLECRQRALELMRSEDAWSKGIVTTKENYTSRHIWAGPTPRIWGEPWNYLQPTTDINGSLVASHRKLDRRWWRAQAVRYLMRFPTEYTCNLLNEARHAAFGKIAAEMVLESPAEEWPEENRNKSGSGIEEYVWSNHKPWIPRPLLSIHVRMGDKACEMKVVEFEEYMQLADRIRRHFPNLNSIWLSTEMQEVIDKIKEYSGWNFHYTKVRRQGRTNVSMAKYEASLGRESSTNYPLVNFMMAADSDFFVGALGSTWCFLIDGMRNTGGKVMAGYLSVNKDRFW